In Hyalangium ruber, the genomic window GGTGGAGCTGGTGGTGGAGGACACGGGCCCGGGACTGAATGACGAGGTACTCGCGCGCATCTTCGAGCCCTTCTTCACCACCAAGCCCAAGGGCCTGGGCATGGGCTTGTCCATCAGCCGCTCCATCCTCGAGGTACACCAGGGCCGCCTCCACGGCGAGCGCCGGCCGGAGCGTGGCGCCCTCTTCCGCTGCACCCTTCCGCTCGCCTGAACTCCTTGTGTTAGACTGACGCACGGGGAGAGCAAACCAAAACCACACCGTGCCCAGCCCTTCGAGCCAAGAGCGTCCCACGGTGTTCGTCGTGGACGATGATCCCTCGGTGCTGCGCAGCCTCTCGCGCATGTTCGAGCTGGAGGGATTCGCGGTGGAGAGCTTCGCCCACCCGAGGCAGATGCTGGAGCGTGGGCCCGGGCGTCGCCCGGGGTGCGTGGTCATGGACCTGCGCATGCCCGAGTTGAACGGGCTGGAGCTTCAGGCGGAGCTGCGGCAGGCGGGGTGGAAGCATCCCATCATCTTCATCAGTGGCCACGGAGACGTACCGGCGGCGGTGACGGCCATGAAGGCCGGAGCCGTGGACTTCCTCCTCAAGCCTGTCGGCACTGCGGAGCTGCTGGCGGCGGTGGGGCGCGCGCTGGCGTGGGAGCAGGCGGCGAGGGACTCCGAGCAAGAACTCGAGACGCTTCGAGCCCGCTTCTCCTCGCTGACACCTCGCGAGTGGCAGGTCTGCCGAGGGGTGTCGCGGGGAATGCTCAACAAGCAGATCGCCGCCGAGCTGGGCACGGCCGAGCAGACCGTACGCCTGCAGCGCAGCCGCGTCATGGAGAAGCTGGCGGTGGATTCCGTCGCGGAGCTTGTGCGCTTGGTGGAGCGCCTGGACACACAGCCCTGACGGTCCGCAGAACTTCGAAATCTTAGCAAATCTCCACAATCCGCATCCATTCAACACAAAGCCTATAGTTTCACTCTGAGTTCATGACTACTTAAGCCCTGCCCCTCACCGCTTCTCGGGATGACTGTCCATGAGTCCCATGCCGCCGAAGGACAGCCCGAGCGATCTCGAGCTCGACGCGACCCTGATGAAAGAGGGGCCGAAGTCCCCCACGGCGCGCAGGCGGATACCTCCCACACTCGCCGCGCGGTACGAGGACCTCCAGCTCGCGGGTGAGGGGGCGATGGGCACCGTCCACCGGGCGGTGGATGCGCGGCTTGGACGGCCCATCGCGCTGAAGCTCCTCAAGAGCGACGATCCCAAACTCTGCCTCAGGTTCATCGCGGAGGCGCGCTCCCAGGCTCGCATCCAGCACGAGCACGTGTGCTGCGTGTACGAAGCCGGACTGGCGGATGGCGAGCCGTACATCGTGATGCAGTACATCGATGGCGAGCCGCTGTCGCGGGTGCGCACGCGCATGACGCTCGAGCAGCAGGTGAAGCTGCTCCAGGAGGTCTCCCTCGCGGCGCACGAGGCGCACCGGCAGGGGATGATCCATCGGGATCTCAAGCCGGGAAACATCCTCGTCGAACAGCGCGAGAACGGGACGTGGAAGCCATACATCGTGGACTTCGGCCTCGCGCGCCAGGTCGCGGAGCAAGGACAGACGCAGACAGGTGAGGTCCTCGGGACGCCCGCATATATGTCTCCAGAGCAGGCCAATGGGGATGTCCACCAGCTCGATCGCCGCTCGGACGTGTACTCGCTGGGCGCCACGCTGTACGACGTGATCGCCGGGCGGCCTCCCTTCGTCTCGGAGCACCCGTGGAAGCTGCTGTTGATCTCGGCGCTGGAGGACCCTCCTCCGCTGGGACAGGTGAAGCCCGGCGTCCCGAAGGATCTCGAGACCGTGGTGATGAAGTGCCTGGAGCGAGATCCCTCGCGCCGCTACGAGTCAGCGAAGGCCCTCGCGGAGGACTTGCGGCGCACCCTGGATGGCGTGCCGATCCACGCGAAGCAGGCCTCGTGGGGGTACCGCCTCTGGAAGAAGGCCCTGCGGCACAAGCTGCTCACGGTGAGCCTGGGAACGCTCCTGCTGGGGCTGCTCGCCTCGGGAACGATCTGGGTACAGGGCCAACGGCACGCGGCGGAGCAGTCACGGCTGGCCCAGGAGCTGGGCGAGAGCGTGAAGGAGATGGAGCTGTTCCTTCGCGGAGCGTACGCCCTGCCGCTCCATGACGTGGAGCGGGAACGGAGCCTGGTGCGCACCCGGCTTGAGGAGCTCGAGCGGGGCATGCGCGAGACGGGCGAGGCCGGCGTGGGGCCCGGGCACTACGCGCTCGGGTTGGGAGCGCTCGCGCTCGGTGAGCCTGCGAGGGCTCGAACCCACCTGGAGCAGGCGCTGGCGGCCGGATACTCCTCGGCGAACCTCGAATATGCGCTGGGGCGAGCGCTCGGAGAGCTCTTCCGGGAAGCCTTGGAGGACACCCGGCGCATCACCCAGCCAAAGGAGCGACAGAAGAAGGTCGCGCTCCTCGAACGGGAGCTCCGCGACCCTGCCCTGCTCCACCTGCGCGCGGCGATGGGCGCCCGACTCGAGGTCCCCGAGTATGTGGAGGGGCTGATCTCCCTCTACGCGGGAAACCACGAGGCGGCGATCGCGAAGGCCCAGGCGGCGTTCGCCAAGGCCCCGTGGATGTACGAGCCGAAGAAGCTCGAGGGGGACGCCCTGTACGCGGAGGGCAGCAAGTACCGACATGACGCGGCGTTCGACTACGAGAAGATGAAGGGCTACTTCGAGCGGGCCTCGCGGGCCTACCAGGTCGCGGCGGAGATGGGCCGCAGCGATCCCTCCCTCCACCAGGCGGAGTGTGAGCTCTGGCAGAAGCGAGGGTGGGCGGACTTCTCCCAGGGCGTGCCGTCGGATACCTCCTTCGAGACCGCTCAAGCGGCATGCGACCGCGCGGTGCGCTCGAGCTCGAAGCAGAGCGGGGCCCTGGTACAGCGGGCCCTCGTACTCCTGGCGCGGGTGCATGTGCTGGGCATCCACGTCT contains:
- a CDS encoding response regulator transcription factor, whose product is MFVVDDDPSVLRSLSRMFELEGFAVESFAHPRQMLERGPGRRPGCVVMDLRMPELNGLELQAELRQAGWKHPIIFISGHGDVPAAVTAMKAGAVDFLLKPVGTAELLAAVGRALAWEQAARDSEQELETLRARFSSLTPREWQVCRGVSRGMLNKQIAAELGTAEQTVRLQRSRVMEKLAVDSVAELVRLVERLDTQP
- a CDS encoding serine/threonine-protein kinase, translated to MSPMPPKDSPSDLELDATLMKEGPKSPTARRRIPPTLAARYEDLQLAGEGAMGTVHRAVDARLGRPIALKLLKSDDPKLCLRFIAEARSQARIQHEHVCCVYEAGLADGEPYIVMQYIDGEPLSRVRTRMTLEQQVKLLQEVSLAAHEAHRQGMIHRDLKPGNILVEQRENGTWKPYIVDFGLARQVAEQGQTQTGEVLGTPAYMSPEQANGDVHQLDRRSDVYSLGATLYDVIAGRPPFVSEHPWKLLLISALEDPPPLGQVKPGVPKDLETVVMKCLERDPSRRYESAKALAEDLRRTLDGVPIHAKQASWGYRLWKKALRHKLLTVSLGTLLLGLLASGTIWVQGQRHAAEQSRLAQELGESVKEMELFLRGAYALPLHDVERERSLVRTRLEELERGMRETGEAGVGPGHYALGLGALALGEPARARTHLEQALAAGYSSANLEYALGRALGELFREALEDTRRITQPKERQKKVALLERELRDPALLHLRAAMGARLEVPEYVEGLISLYAGNHEAAIAKAQAAFAKAPWMYEPKKLEGDALYAEGSKYRHDAAFDYEKMKGYFERASRAYQVAAEMGRSDPSLHQAECELWQKRGWADFSQGVPSDTSFETAQAACDRAVRSSSKQSGALVQRALVLLARVHVLGIHVSEATLPVVEEALESAQAGMRARPEDVMAHYAVAQALYRRAYLLEVLGHEASMEPAITAYQRVLSLEPGFTWAHNELGEAYLDEAGTALNQGRAATPLLELAIAQYEKALELDPAFTLPVGGLLEAATMRLEAEIARKHEAPEALEALSRAVNRLEPIGSSPWVIALWKARAFRLQAHHDFVLGRDARLPLERASSVIRDLAGVPPTDAWLIEEWVLGRALSVENERRQDRDSAPALEAARAGVRTLGNLNRQRAMAACEAAVLLSPSLARECRRVSIEAHAPVP